DNA sequence from the Paenibacillus physcomitrellae genome:
AAAAAGTCTTATGATGTCGAAATTATTGCGCGAATGAACAAAAAGCGATTCGACAAAAAAACGGTTATTTTATACATTAAAGCTAGTTCAAAAGATCTGAATCTATAAACGGTAAAAATAAGACTTTATAAACAACACTTTTCAGCCAAAGTAAATGATTTCTCTTTTAAGGAGGGATAGTCCAGCCTATACATATAAGCCTAAAAGGTTGTAATTGAAAAAAAACGGAATTATTTAGCAAGGGCAGCGGAAGTGGGGATAAGTACCTATACAACCCTTTGCATTATCCTCTTAATTTTATAATTTGTCAAAGAAACTTAATTGAATAGATTATACTTCCAAATAATCCATATTCCTTAATTTTTATTACAGTCCTCAATACCGTGTTTACTGGTTATGAGATGAAAGTGGTGATAGGTTTCATGAATGAGGGAAAACTCTTTACTCTAATTGATTCTGCAATGGATGAGATTAAACTCGCGTTTCATCCTGTCAGCCGGTACCAGGAAATTCCTTTCAATTTGCTCAGAAGTAATGTGTTACCTGTAATTTTAAGATTAAGTGAACACCCATTTCTTAGTCATTATTTCAATTATATGGAGGATAAAGATACATATACTTACCGACACAGCATAGGTGTAGCCATTATTACTCATGCAATAGGATTAATTATAGACTTCGATCAGCAGGAACTTGTAGAGCTCACTGAAGCAGGTTTCCTGCACGACATTGGAAAAGCCAAGATACCAGAAGAAATTATTAATAAACCTGGCGCATTAACTGACGAAGAATATGCCATAATTCAAAATCATACATGTTTTGGTTATGAGATTATGAAGAATATCCCTATTCTTACTTACCGACAGGCTTTAGTGGCGCTTCAGCATCATGAAAGAGAAGACGGCAGGGGTTATCCTTTTCGCTTAAGGGGAGAGGAGATTAATCACCACAGCAAAATAGTGGCCATAGCGGATGTTTTTCATGCCATGATATCCAAAAGGTCTTATAAGTCCCCGGTTCCTATCTATAAGGTTCTGTTTGAAATAACCGAAAGCAGATATGGAACTCTTGATCCTTCTATTTTCCTTCCTTTTGTAAAAAAAATTATGAATTATATGATCGGGAATGAAGTGCTTTTGTCCAACGGGATGAAGGGGAAAATAACTCACATTCCGTCAAATGACCCGGTTCGTCCGCTTATCCAGACAGATGGTGTTTATTTAGATTTAAGAAGTGAAAGGTCTATTCAACTGTTAGAAGTTATTTAACCCCAAAATTTGATCAAAGGGTGTAAAAACGTATGGGAGCTCTCAGCTTATCCAACCTTGAAAAATCCATCTTAAATTCAATGCTTGAGCCTGCTTTAGTTATTGATACTGAAGGCAGTATTTTAGCAGCCAACCATGCTTGGAATAATCAACCTTTTCACGTGAGCGAGTCAGTGAGGCAAGAATCTCTGGGGAAGAATTTTATTAAACATTTTGCGGACGTTCCGTTGCAACGGGGAATCTCGAGAGTTTTCCAAGATCAGATCGGTGTTTTTTTTCGGAAAATATCTTATTTGGATGGTCGTGAAGCCTATACTTTTATTTGCCGTGTCACCCCTATTAAAAACGAAAATTCTGAAACCTTAGGAGCTTTAATCGTATTTTATGATCTAACCAATCATACGCTTCTCGAACAATATTACAAGCAGGGAATAGAGAAATACAGAAATATTTCCTTATTTTCCCGAGACTTAATTAAAATCACCGATATGAACGGTAATGTGGAATATGAATCACCTTCTCATCATGATGTGCTGGGATATATCAATGAAGCCAATATCTTTATGAAAGTACATCCAGATGACATAAGCCGATTAAAGGAGGTTTATGCTGAGGTTGGGAATTGTAGGGATTCCGTAAAAGTTGAAGTTCGAAAGCAGCATAAAGACGGACAATGGATGTGGATAGAAGCAGTCTGTTCTCCTATTTTCTCAGAGGAAGGCGAGGTTGAAAGTTGTCTAATCATTTCCCGTGATATCAGTGAAAGAAAGAAAATGGAACTTGAAATGGAACAAATGGCATTTTTCGATTCTTTAACGGGGATTTATAACAGACGGAAGATAAAGCAAATTATGGAGGAAGTGTTGGACGAGGCCCGGCTTTCAGAAAGCGGTGCAGCCTTCCTTATTATGGACTTAGACAAGTTTAAGGATATAAACGACAATTTTGGACACGATGCCGGTGATGCCGTACTGCAGGAATTTGCCAAACGGATTATGAGCTGCCGGAGAGAGGGAGACTACGTAGGACGATTAAGCGGGGATGAATTTACAGTTGTAATGAAAGGGGTGCGGAGCCGGGGGGACATCTATGAATTTATTAAACTATTTAAGGATTCTTTGAGACCGTCTATTTTGCTTCCGGATGGATTCACCCGTCTAAAGATAAGATCCAGTGTCGGGTTTGGTATTTATCCAGACCATGGATCAACGACTTCTGAATTATTCAAACATGCAGATGTGGCTCTTTATAAAGAGAAAAGAAGAAAGAGCAGGTACAACGTCAGCCGGAGGTAACAGGAAACAGAACTTGAGTAGGAGGGAGCTTATTATGGCAAAGATACTTGTTGTCGAAGATAATCCCGCTATGAGACAAATATACCGTTTGATGCTCAATAAAAACGGTTATGACGTTGTTGCGGAAACAGCGGACGGAAGAGAAGCAATAAAGTTATATACTTCTACGGATCCAGATCTGGTTATTTTGGATCATCGTTTACTATCTCTAGAAGGGATAGATGTGGCGAAAATTTTGCTTGAGTTAGACCCCACGGCCCGAATTATTCTCTGTTCGTCTGATTCAGACAAACTCAAATCATCGGCCCTCAAGCTTGGGATTCTTTCCGTTTTGCAGAAACCGTTTAATTATGACCAATTTATTGCAACAGTAGGCTTTCTTCTGGAAAAAACTCCAGACAAGCAGTGAGGCAGAAGGTGTCATCAAGAGGGAGGAGTATTGGGAATGTGGATTAACAATTTGAAGACAGGGACTAAATTGGTTGGTTTAATAAGTATTTCAATTTTGTGTATTGCTTTGGTTGGGATGACAGGCTTTTTTTATATGAATAAAATTGCAGGCAACTCCTCTTCCGTTTATCAAAACGGATTAATCCCTGTACAAACGATAGGACAATTTCAAATAAATAACAGGGCGATAGACTCCTACTTGCTTGAAATGATGGTAACTAAGGATACAGAAAGACTTAACAAGCTGGTTGACAATATTCATACAAAATTAGAGGCTAGCGAAAGCGCGCTTGAAAGCTACGAAAAAAGTAATATAGATAAGAAAGTTGTTGATTTAATCAATCAATACAAGTCAAACAATGCCCAATTTAAATCGGAGTTGAATCAAACCATTAGTTTATCTCTGAACGGGGAGTACGATGAAGCTTATAATAGTTATTTCAATAAGGTTAAACCTCTTAGGTCAACACTTGCTGCTATTTCAGATGAAATTAGCAACAGTAATAACAAGCAGGCTGAAGACTTAAATAAGTCAAATCACATGTATTTAAAAAAGGCTATGATTATCATGGTTCTGACAATTACGATAAGTGTCTTACTAAGTCTGATCCTAGGATATTGGATTTATACAATGATTGTAAGACCGGTAAAGCTTGTTCAAAGTTTGATGAGCAAAGCCGAAGAAGGGGATTTGACTATAAAAGGATCATATAAAACCACGGATGAATTCGGGATATTGATTACTTCCTTTAATGATATGATACATGGGATTCGTTCTACCATTCAAGCTGTACAAGAAAATGCGGAAAGTTTGGCTGCTTCCTCAGAAGAATTAAGTTCGAGTGCGGAAGAGACAGGAAAAGCAACCAACGAAATTGCTCAAAACGTCCAGGAAACAGCGATAGGAACAGAACGCCAGCTTGTAGCTATTTCCGAGACAGCAGCAATCATAAAGAATATTTCTTCTAATTTGGAGGAGATCTTTGAGGTATCCAATTTGGTTTCTATTTCCTCTGACCATTCTTCTAGTAATGCCCGAGCAGGAAATCTGGCAGTAAAGACGGTCATTGATCAGATGAATACAATAGAAGCAAAAGTAAATGAAGTTACGCTTAGTGCCGTTAGATTGAGTGAGAGTTCCAAAGAAATTGATCAGATCGTTAGCTTTATTTCGGAAGTATCCAAACAGACTAATTTACTTGCGCTAAACGCTGCCATTGAAGCTTCTCGGGCAAGTGACCAAGGGCGTGGATTTTCGGTAGTAGCTGCAGAGGTAAAAAAGCTATCTGAGCAAACGGCAGGATCGGCTAAGCAGATTGAACAAAAAGTGGCCTTAATTAGACAGGAAACCGTAAATATTATGTCTTATATTGGAGAAACCGGTGCAGAGGTCAATAAAGGAGTGAACATGGCCCATTCAGCGGGAGAAGCATTTGAGACGATAAGGCTATCAACAGATGAAGTAACCGTGCAAATAGAGAATATGACCACTGCAGTTGAGAAAATAGCGGAGGGTTCGAAAATAATGGTCCAGGCTATCACTGACATCGAAAGCGCTTCCGAAAATGCAGCCGCAGGCATGCAGAATGTTTCGGCTGCAACAGAAGAGCAGCTGGCTTCCATGCAGGAGGTCTCAGCTTCAGCAGTCTATCTGGCTCAGATGTCTGAACAGCTTTTTGATACAGTTAAGAAATTCAGAATTGAGAAAGAATCCTAAGGTCTGTTAAGGGAGGGGTAGGGGAGTGTATAGCAGAAGAAACGAACCCTTTCGTTATGAATTTAATGAATTTTTGAAGGGCAGATTTGAAATTATAAACATTGATGGACAAGAAATAGAAAGTCATACCGGCCCTGTTGATGTTATAGACCTTAGCTATAATGGAGCAAAGCTCGTGACTAATTTAAATTTAATGAATGAAAACAGGGACATCGTAATTATGCTTCATTTTAAAATATCAAAGGAGGATTTTTCCATCCCGGGCTCAATTGTTTATAAAGAGGCCAAGGCCTCAGGCGAGTTTTTATACGGCGTTCATTTGAATACCAGTAAGGAAATCAAGAATCGGCTTACCCAGGAACTCAAAGATTATGCATGGAAGCAAGTCAAAGAGAAGGAATAATGAATAACAACATAGGTAAGTTGAGGTGAGGGAAATGAAACGGGAGGCCTTACGTCGTTATATTCCTATTATTACCGCTTTTGTTATGTTTGTTTTATCAAGAGGAATATACCGTTTGCAGGATTTGTTTTATAATCCCAAGTATTTTCTGCTCCTTCATACCAGCTTGGAATTTTTCAGTGTATCGATATCATTTTTTATAGCGCTTTTAGGATGGTTTTTATTTCCTTTGACTAGATCAAAGTACGGAGTATTATTTGGCGCAGTGTTTTTATCTGTAGGTATACTGGATTTGTTCCATACCTTGGTTTTTGCCGGAATGCCATTTGGACTTGATTCAAGAGCAGGTGTCTGGTTTTGGCTGAGCGCAAGAATGACCGAGTGTGTATCTTTGTTTGTTATTATCCTTTATCCGGACCATACCCGATTCTCAACTGGAATTCGGTATAAAAGTTATGGCATTTCCCTTCTGGCCACTGGGGGAGTTTGTGCGGTACTTTTGTTCTCTATGGATATTTTCCCGTCTTTAGTCGTTGCAGAAACTCACGAACCTTCCTTCGCTAAGGTGGTAACTGAATATGTAATCAGTGCATTTCATTTAGCGACGGTAATCTTTGTGTTCAAAAGACTGAAGAATAGCGTCGGAGTACAAAAAAACTATTTGGCAACAGCTTGCTTCTTAATCATGTTAGCTGAGCTTATTTTTACGTTATATAAAAACGTTTATGATTTTGATGCCTTGCTTGGACATATTTTCAAAGTGTCAGGCTACTGCTACTTACTAATTGCAGTTTATTTGTCTACGATTAAGAAATATTACTCCAGGCTTGCGGAATCAGAGAAAAAGGTTAAGCAGACCAATATATGGCTCAGTACATTAATTACAAATTTAAATTCAGGTATTCTTGTCCTTAATGAAACCAATAAAGAAGTTCTGATCAATGATAAGTTTAGGGAAATGTTCCAAAAGGATGATTCCGAATCTCTTCAAAATCATCTTGCTGCTGGAGACCTTCCAAGTCAGGTGAATGAAATTCAAAAGGGAAAACGAATGGTTGTGGATCAGGTGATCGAATTATCCGATGGACGGGTGCTGGAGTTTGATTATATTCCGACTTACGTTGAGGAGATCTTTCAGGGCAGTCTGCTGAAATTTACGGACGTCACTTTTAAAAGGAAGCTGTCTCTTGAAATAATCAGAGCCAAGGAAGAGGCGGAAAAAGCCAGTCACTTTAAAACAGAATTTCTATCAAAACTGAGCCATGAGCTGAGAATTCCCTTAAACAACATTATTGGATATGCTCAAATTCTTGATTTGGAGAAAAGTGAATCTTTAAGTGAACTGGAGGAAAACAGTATCCAAAGAATTTTAAGTTCAGGTTTTCATCTAATCGAAATTGTGAATAACATTCTTGATTTATCAAAAATAGAAGCCGGGGTTATTTTCTTGGATAAAAAGGAGATCAATCCGTTTCAAATCATGAAGGATTGTCTGAAGGAACTTAGACCTTTGATCATGGAAAAAGAGATAAAAGTCCATTTGCAATTACAAGAGGAAAAATGGAATGGAACAAAGATTGTAGGAGACCCGCTAAGACTAAAACAAGTATTTCTTAACGTTCTTCAGAATGGAATTAAATATAATAAAAAATCCGGTGATTTGACTGTTTACACTGATAAAAAGGACCGCTGGCTTGTATTCCGTATAGAGGATACGGGCAATGGGATATTGCCGGAGGACCTTCCTAATATATTTAGCCCATTCTACAGATCAGCTGCTCATCGGAATAGAATTGAGGGAACAGGGATAGGTTTGTCTATATCTAAACAACTTCTTGAACTCATGGAAGGAGATATTTATGCCAGCAGTGTAGAAGGAGAGGGCAGTTCATTTACAATAAGGCTTCCAATAGAAAACAGAGATTTGAATTGAAGCTGGAACATCGTTTATGGGATAAGGAACCTTTTCCTAAGAAAAGGTTCCTTATGAACTGCTTTATTTACTGCTCTCGTCCTGAATTTCCTCTCTGAAGCCTTTGAGGCTCATTCGGCGGTTATCGTTTTTGGCCTCGATTTCCTGTTTCTCGGAAGCGGAAATTTCGTCCGCATGCTCATCGAGGTATTCCTCGGCTTCATTCAGGTTCGCGATTGTGTGGTTGATATGCTGCTGCAGATGAACGGCATTATCTTCGCGGTTATCCGGTTTAGGCACAGTTATCCCTCCTTTATGACAGAATCTTTGTTAGGATGCTTGATTAAAGGTAAAGCTATACGCGAGCGGGCGACGTCTGCCGAATGAATGACTAAGGCTTCCCTGGATCAGAACGCCCGAAACATTTGCTGCTAAACATTGAATCCTGTTCGCCATTACGGTAAAATTGCAATATCTGTTCTTAGGAAAAGGGGATTGTTTCGTTTGAGCCAAGAAGAAATTTTGAATGAGTTGCCTGAGAATTACACCGAGTTGAAAAAGCAGGCCAACCGCTCTGCGGATTGGAGAGCACGTCTTGCCGCCGTGGAAGAGTTGGGCCAGTATGACCATAAGCAGGTAATAGACATTTTGACCCGTCTGCTTGAAACTGATCCGGTAACCACCGTACAGAACGCCGCTTACGAGAAGCTTAAAGCTTTTGGTTACCAGGTGAAGCAGCCCGTCACAAACAAGCCGGAGCCGGTAAAAGGAGTGTCCAAAATCCTGCTTCGCATCAAGAAGAGCCTTCCGCGTGATCACACTTACGAGGATTTCAAAGAGAAATTCAAGAAGATGCGCATCGACGTGTATGACACCTACGAAGGGGAAAAAGGCGACGAATTCGACGCATGGCTAAAGGATATGTGGGCTAAAGCGGGAAGATAAGCGCTTAAGGTGGAAAGACAACTTTCATATAGGCAGGAAAAAACCTCTCTGAATACCAGAGAGGTTTTTTGTTTTAACGAGCTGCTTAGTTTCTCAGAATTTATGACAAGTCTAATGTTAGATAATATAACATAAAATTTATCTTTTTCCCTGATAAATAACTGCTTTACTGAATTAACGAATTAATGTGTTATATTTATTCACATAGTTATATGGATTTTTACATAATCAGTAGATTTGAACATCGTTGTGGGAGGTTACTTATGAAGAAGTTGAACTTTAGTCTTGCACGAATTGCACTTGCCGGGAGTTTGCTGCTCCAGGTGCCGGGTTTTACCATGGCCCAGTCCTCATCAGGCACTGTATCCCAAGCTGAATTGCTAAGCTTGCTTACGCAATCCACCGGCAAACCTATAACCTCAGACGCCAAGTGGGGTGATTCCGCCATCAGCCGGGGAGAGGCAGCGGAAATGATTCAGCAGCTGCTGAATCTGAAGGATGCTTCCCCAGTCTACACGGATGTAACGCCAAACAGTCCTTATGCCGCAGCAATCGGTGCGGTCAGCAAAGCGGAAATCATGAACGGTATCCCTGGCGGCAGCTTTGATTTAAAGAGTGAACTAACTCCTGCCCAGGCTTCCATTTTGACCCAACGGGTGGCCTACTATTCCAAACTGTCTTCGATTTCGGCCAATTCGGTCTCAGGTCTCATGATCGATGATATTGAACAAGGATTGCGGACAGGCGCTTTTACTTGCATGCAGTTAACCGACGCTTATGTGGAGCGGATTGAAGCCTACGATCAGAAAGGCCCGCAGCTGAATGCAATTATCCATGTCAATGACAAAGCCCATGAGCAAGCTGAGCTGCTGGATCAAAAGCAGCAAGCGGGGGCTGAACTGGGGGCTGCACATTGCGTTCCTGTCGTTGTGAAGGATGTAATCAATACCAAAGAAATGCCGACCACAAACGGCTCAGAGTTGTTTAAGGACTGGGTACCTCAAAGCAATGCCACCGTCATTAACCGCCTTGAACAACAGGGCGCAATTATCCTCGCTAAAACCAACCTTGATGACTTTGCCGCAGCCGTTTACGGTATTTCCAGCTTGGGCGGGGCTATTAAAAATCCTTACGATCTCACTCGTACGGTCGGAGGTTCATCAGGCGGCAGCGCCGCTGCCGTGGCTGCTCAATACGCGCCGCTTGCAATCGGCACCGATACAGGCGGTTCACTCCGGATTCCGGCGGCGCTCACCGGTGTTGTTACGATACGTCCAACGATGGGGCTTGTCAGCCAAAACGGGATTTTTCCGCGGGCATTTACACAGGATACGGCCGGACCGTTGGCAGCGGATGTAAAAGATGCAGCTATCGGACTTGATCTTATCGCCGGCTACGATCCTGCCGACCCTAAGACCGCCCGCAGTGTCGGGCAAATCCCGTCGAAAGGTTATGCCTCCTTCGCCAAAGGAGGTAGACTGGACGGCAAGAAGATCGGTCTTGTGACCGGCGGCCTCGCCATTTGGGGTGACCAGCCTAATGGACCGGTAGTAACTCTACTCCGCCAAGCGGCGAAGGACATTGAATCCTTAGGTGGTCAGGTAGTCGAAATTGCGGGTCCGGACAAGGATCTACTGGGCATGGCTTCCGTGATTACCTTTGAATCGGCACATGACGTGAACCAATTCTTATCCGAGCAGGGCGAGGATGTTCCAGTTAAAACGTTCAAGGAATTGTACGAATCCGGCAAATACAGCTCTTATGCGAAAGAATCCTATGACCGCGAGATCCAAATCGATCCGGACGGCCTTGCGGGCAATTTGGATTACCAGCGTGCGCTTTCCGCTAGAACAGAGCTGCAGGACTGGACCTTGAACACTATGGCGAAAAATGGCTTGGACGCCATTGCGTACCCCACGGCCGCCCAAACCGCCGATCTGATCAGCAAGGAACAGGCTGGCCTGTTCAGCCGCTGGAGCGAAAATACCGGCTTCCCGGCCATCAGTGTTCCAATGGGTTATGCGGAGTCGGATACAGGCAGCATGCTGCCGGCCAACATTGAATTCCTTGGACGGGCCTTTGACGAATCCGGCCTCATCCAAATTGCCAGCGCTTATGAGAGCGGGACCAAGATGCGGGTAGCTCCGACGCTCCCGGAGATCGCGGCTGAATAGAAAAAGCTTATATCCGGCAGTTTCCACCATCCCTTCCGTTTGTTATGATCAAGCGGGAGGGATTTTTCATGACTACAAAAGTATTGTTGTCCGGATTTGAACCCTTTGGCGGGGAGCAGATCAATCCGTCATATGAAGCGGTAAAAAAGCTGAACGGCAAGGTGATTGGCGATGTTGAACTGATCGGCATACAGGTGCCTACCGTATTTGGAGCATCGATTGCGGTCCTGACAGAAGCGATTGAGCGGTACCAGCCGGATGTGGTTATCGCCGTGGGACAAGCCGGAGGAAGGGCGCAGATTACGCCTGAGCGTATTGCCATTAATGTCGATGATGCCCGCATACCGGACAATAAAGGCGGGCAGCCTGTTGACGAACCCGTTATAGCAGGCGGACCAGCCGCTTATTGGTCCACGCTTCCGATCAAATCGATAGTTCGGGCGATCCAGGAAGCCGGAGTACCGGCAGCTGTATCCAATACGGCAGGGACCTTCGTGTGCAATCACTTGTTTTATGGGCTGATGGACTATTTGCAGAAGAAATCCCCGCAGAGCCGGGGCGGGTTTATCCATATTCCCTTCCTGCCCGAGCAGGCGCTGAACAATGGTCAGCCTTCCTTGAGTCTCGAAGCGATCGTTCTGGCTTTGCAGACGGCGGCGTTGGAGTCGGTCCACGTTCTGGAGGACGTTCGGGAAACGGGCGGTACACTGCATTAAATAGAACGTTTGAAGAGGAGGAGCGGCGGCTCCTCTTTTTTGCGTCTGCCCTTTACCAGCGAAAGTCTTTACATTATAGTTCCTTATATAAGCAGGGGTACATCCTTGGTTGGGAGGAATTGGCAAGCGTCGTGTAGAAAGGAAGAGACACCAGAGAAACCTTACAAGACTAAAACCTAACATAATCTAGGAGAAGCACGATGGCGAAAAATAACAGCATGTTAGATGTTGCGGATCAGGAATTACGGCCGAATTCTATATTCGGAACGGTTGTAGGTATGGCGTTGATGAATCAGGATGGGACTTTTATTAAAGCCAATCCGTCTCTCTGTGCATTTCTTGGTTACGAAGAGCAGGAGCTTTTGGGGGAACACGCGGAGAAGATTATCCACCCTGAAGATCAGCCTCTTGTCATTAAGGATTACCGCAGCTGGTTGGAAGACGGTACGGAAATTTTACATTTAGAGAATCGTTATTTACATAAACATGGCCACGTGCTGCGGGGATTGGTCCGGCTGTCGAAGCTGCCGATGATGGATTCCTTTCTCCTTGTCATTCATGTTACAGATATGACCTGGGCCAGCGAGCAGAACGGAAACAAAGCCAATTGGGAAATCATGAAGTGTCTTTATCATTTGGATTCGGAAGCTGTAGCGGTCGTCAATCTTGAGGGCCGGATTATAAAAGTCAACGGGACTTTCGAGAAGCTGTTCGGTTACCGCGAAGACGAGATTCTGGGCGAAGTGCCGCCAATTGGTTCGGAAGAGCCGCTGCACAAAATTATAGCCGAGCTAAAGAAGGAAGAATGTGCTCCTCTACTGAAGCTGGAGTATGAAACCATTAAAAGGACCAAAGAGGGAAATTTGATTTCCCTTTATATCAAACTGTTTCCTATCCGCGATGAATCCGGATGTTTAAATGCGGTTGGGACGGTTATCAAGGATATTACGGAACAGGGTACCCTGACCAGTCAGTTTCATGATCTTGTAGCGGTTAATTTGGATCCTGTCCTGATCTTTGATCCCGCCGGTTATGTTGTCCAAAGCAACCAGGCTTTCACCGAGCAGTTTGGCTGGCCGATGAATCAGGTGCTTGACCGGCATTGGAGCCGGTTGCCATTTGACGTGATGCAGTCTCAATTAGATTTTAGACAGTTGGTCCACAAGCTGCAGATGGACAATATTGTAACCGGCTTTGAGACAAAAATGCTGAAAGAGAACGGCGAGCCTGTTCAAATTTCGCTGACCGGTTTTACGCTCAAGTATGGACGTGGCGGGGCGGGAGGAGCTGCTTTTATCCTGAGGGATATCTCCAAGCAGAAGAAGACGGAGCAGCTGATGATGGAATCGGAGAAGCTTTCTTTAGCCGGGCAGCTCGCAGCGGCGATTGCGCATGAAATCCGCAACCCGATTACTTCGATCAAAGGTTTCTTGAAGCTGCTGCAGAATTCGGAACGCAAACAGCAGTATTTTGATATCGTGAATACGGAAATTGACCGGATCGAATTGATCCTTAGCGAAATGCTGGCCTTGGCTAAACCCCAGACGGCGAAGTTTGAACCCAGGAACATAAGGAATATTCTGGAGCAGGTGGCCTCCCTCTTGATCGGGGAAGCCAATATGAACGGCATTGAAATTCTCCTGCATGAGGATGCCGGTATGCCCGAGGTTCATTGTGATGAGAACCAGATTAAGCAGGTATTTATTAATTTTATGAAAAATGCCATCGAAGCGATGCCGGAGGGAGGAACCCTTACCGTCGAGATGTTTCCGCCGGGGCCCCCCTATGACCAGGCTGTCAAAATTGTTTTGACCGATACCGGCACGGGAATACCGCCCGAGCTGCTGGCCCGGATCGGGGAACCCTTTTTCACAACGAAACAAAGCGGCACCGGTCTTGGCTTTATGACCAGCAAGAACATCATCGAGAACCACAAAGGAATGTTAAATATTAGCAGCAAGCAGAATGAAGGGACCAGGATTGAAATCAGGCTTCCTGTCAAATTACACGTCCCGAAGACGGGCGGCGGTTGAACAGATGGCGCAGCCCTTCGCCAAGCACGTTAAAAGTTAATATTGCAAATAAAATGGCCGTAGAAGGGATCAGGACGTATTGGAATTTGCTGACGAAAATTTCGGAAATATGGGCAGCTAACATGCTGCCCCAGTCATTGCTGGTATTCAGCATTCCGGCGAAAGAGGAATAACGCTGGGCGATGAAGATGTGAAGCACGCCGAGCTGGCCGATCAGCAGCACCGATTTGCCGAAGTCCAGGCAGAGATTGACGATCAGCTCCGGGGTCATGGCCGGCAGATAGTGGTTTTTGGCCATGCGCAGCGGGCTTAAACCAAGCGCGTTCCCCGCTTCAATGTACAGCTCCTGGGAGATCCGGCTGGTTTGCTGCTGAACGAGCACGGCTACCCGGCCAACCTCGATGAAGGCGAGGAACAAGACGATCCAGAACGTTCGGAGGTGGACCTGAACGAGCAGCGGCAGGCTCATAAACGCAGCAGCAGCGATCAATGTCGGAAAGAAGGAGAACACATGGTTCAGAATCGAAATCAAGTTGTGGGCGCCCCCTTTTTTATTTCTTGCCATTACGCCCAACGGGAAGCCGATCACATAACGCAGCAGGGCAATCGAACCGGCGAGCAGCAGCGTTTCTTTGGCTCCGACGACAATCCGGCTC
Encoded proteins:
- a CDS encoding HD-GYP domain-containing protein, with protein sequence MNEGKLFTLIDSAMDEIKLAFHPVSRYQEIPFNLLRSNVLPVILRLSEHPFLSHYFNYMEDKDTYTYRHSIGVAIITHAIGLIIDFDQQELVELTEAGFLHDIGKAKIPEEIINKPGALTDEEYAIIQNHTCFGYEIMKNIPILTYRQALVALQHHEREDGRGYPFRLRGEEINHHSKIVAIADVFHAMISKRSYKSPVPIYKVLFEITESRYGTLDPSIFLPFVKKIMNYMIGNEVLLSNGMKGKITHIPSNDPVRPLIQTDGVYLDLRSERSIQLLEVI
- a CDS encoding sensor domain-containing diguanylate cyclase — translated: MGALSLSNLEKSILNSMLEPALVIDTEGSILAANHAWNNQPFHVSESVRQESLGKNFIKHFADVPLQRGISRVFQDQIGVFFRKISYLDGREAYTFICRVTPIKNENSETLGALIVFYDLTNHTLLEQYYKQGIEKYRNISLFSRDLIKITDMNGNVEYESPSHHDVLGYINEANIFMKVHPDDISRLKEVYAEVGNCRDSVKVEVRKQHKDGQWMWIEAVCSPIFSEEGEVESCLIISRDISERKKMELEMEQMAFFDSLTGIYNRRKIKQIMEEVLDEARLSESGAAFLIMDLDKFKDINDNFGHDAGDAVLQEFAKRIMSCRREGDYVGRLSGDEFTVVMKGVRSRGDIYEFIKLFKDSLRPSILLPDGFTRLKIRSSVGFGIYPDHGSTTSELFKHADVALYKEKRRKSRYNVSRR
- a CDS encoding response regulator, whose protein sequence is MAKILVVEDNPAMRQIYRLMLNKNGYDVVAETADGREAIKLYTSTDPDLVILDHRLLSLEGIDVAKILLELDPTARIILCSSDSDKLKSSALKLGILSVLQKPFNYDQFIATVGFLLEKTPDKQ
- a CDS encoding methyl-accepting chemotaxis protein, coding for MWINNLKTGTKLVGLISISILCIALVGMTGFFYMNKIAGNSSSVYQNGLIPVQTIGQFQINNRAIDSYLLEMMVTKDTERLNKLVDNIHTKLEASESALESYEKSNIDKKVVDLINQYKSNNAQFKSELNQTISLSLNGEYDEAYNSYFNKVKPLRSTLAAISDEISNSNNKQAEDLNKSNHMYLKKAMIIMVLTITISVLLSLILGYWIYTMIVRPVKLVQSLMSKAEEGDLTIKGSYKTTDEFGILITSFNDMIHGIRSTIQAVQENAESLAASSEELSSSAEETGKATNEIAQNVQETAIGTERQLVAISETAAIIKNISSNLEEIFEVSNLVSISSDHSSSNARAGNLAVKTVIDQMNTIEAKVNEVTLSAVRLSESSKEIDQIVSFISEVSKQTNLLALNAAIEASRASDQGRGFSVVAAEVKKLSEQTAGSAKQIEQKVALIRQETVNIMSYIGETGAEVNKGVNMAHSAGEAFETIRLSTDEVTVQIENMTTAVEKIAEGSKIMVQAITDIESASENAAAGMQNVSAATEEQLASMQEVSASAVYLAQMSEQLFDTVKKFRIEKES
- a CDS encoding PilZ domain-containing protein, translated to MYSRRNEPFRYEFNEFLKGRFEIINIDGQEIESHTGPVDVIDLSYNGAKLVTNLNLMNENRDIVIMLHFKISKEDFSIPGSIVYKEAKASGEFLYGVHLNTSKEIKNRLTQELKDYAWKQVKEKE
- a CDS encoding MASE3 domain-containing protein gives rise to the protein MKREALRRYIPIITAFVMFVLSRGIYRLQDLFYNPKYFLLLHTSLEFFSVSISFFIALLGWFLFPLTRSKYGVLFGAVFLSVGILDLFHTLVFAGMPFGLDSRAGVWFWLSARMTECVSLFVIILYPDHTRFSTGIRYKSYGISLLATGGVCAVLLFSMDIFPSLVVAETHEPSFAKVVTEYVISAFHLATVIFVFKRLKNSVGVQKNYLATACFLIMLAELIFTLYKNVYDFDALLGHIFKVSGYCYLLIAVYLSTIKKYYSRLAESEKKVKQTNIWLSTLITNLNSGILVLNETNKEVLINDKFREMFQKDDSESLQNHLAAGDLPSQVNEIQKGKRMVVDQVIELSDGRVLEFDYIPTYVEEIFQGSLLKFTDVTFKRKLSLEIIRAKEEAEKASHFKTEFLSKLSHELRIPLNNIIGYAQILDLEKSESLSELEENSIQRILSSGFHLIEIVNNILDLSKIEAGVIFLDKKEINPFQIMKDCLKELRPLIMEKEIKVHLQLQEEKWNGTKIVGDPLRLKQVFLNVLQNGIKYNKKSGDLTVYTDKKDRWLVFRIEDTGNGILPEDLPNIFSPFYRSAAHRNRIEGTGIGLSISKQLLELMEGDIYASSVEGEGSSFTIRLPIENRDLN